Sequence from the Rhodothermia bacterium genome:
AATCCCGCGTATTCCTGTGTTACGCCAGAAAGACTTGCACCAATACCATAGGTCAAACCTTGTTCGTCCCGAATGGTATTCATGAGCCGTGCTGAAAAATTGCCTCCCAAGATATACGTTCCGAGGTACAAGGCCAAATAATCCGAATGTAAGGTGGTGACGGGTGTAGGTATGCCAAACATGACGTCCAAGTTTTGGCGATCGGGGAGTGGTGTGACGGTTTTCCCCGGATTTATGACGCCTTCTTTTGCAAAAACCGATGCCCTATGTTCTACGTGCCAATGGCCGAAGGTCTGCTCCACCAAATCCTTAAATCCTTCAGGGTCAACATCTCCGGCGGTACTGATGATCAATTGGTTTGCAGCGATATGTTTTTGGTGGTATTCCCGAATTTGGGCGACATCCATTGATTCCAACAAGGCAATCTCCAGCTCGGCGGGGGTGTTGTAGTTCGGATGCGCTTTGGGATACAAGGCATGGTTCATTGCCAATTCCGCCCGATAACGGGTGTTGGACAAACTCCGTTGTCGTGCCGATATGGTTTGTAGCCGCAATTTATTAAACTCCTCCAAATCAAAGAGCGGGTTATTAAACTGTTCTCCCAAGACGCCAAAAACGGCAGGTAAGTCCTCTTTAAGCGCTCGACCAAAAAAGCCAATGCGTAAGCCATCCGAGAACAACTGGAGTTGTGCGCCACGTTTTTCCAACTCGTCCGAGATCACAAACTTATCCCGAAACCGTGTACCCTTGTCCAACATTCCCACCATCATCTCTTGCAAAAGCATCGGATCGGCGTAATTGGCCTCTGGGAAGGAATAGAACGAACCATACCACGAAACCACTTCCCGAACGGTGGTGCGGAGTGCATGAAGTGTGGCATTTCCGGTATGCAAGATTTTAATTCTATCTAAAAACATATTTTTATGCCTCTAAGGTATTTTTACAGATTATTTGGGTAAATGCCAACCCACGGTTCGTAGGTCTTCAATAAGGTACATTTTAGCCACCCTTTGGACGTCCGAGATTCCGACACGGGCGATGCGATCAAGATATTCGGTATAAAACTTCCAATCTCCGATGGCAATGGCCTCGTTCAATTCCGAAGCGATGCTGTAAGACCCGTCTCGATCGAATGCCATAGAGGTTTTTATTTTTTGGCGGGCGCGATCCAGTTCCTCTTGTGTAATGCCCTTTTTTTGTACTTCTTTTATGACGCTCAGGATGGTTTTTTCAATCTTAGCATGTTTTACACCCATTGCCTGATACCCAAAAAGGTAAAAAAGTCCCGGATCGCGGTGGCGTGAATTTGCGGCATAGGCGGCAACGGTTAGCCCCTGATCCGTGAGGGCACGATATAGGCGGCTGTTTTTGCCCGAACCTAATGCCATTGCGAGCATGTCCAAAGCATCATTGTCCGGATGTAGTCCTTCTGGATTTTTATAGGCCAGCATTACCGAACCTAACTCGGCTTGTTTACGGACGGTTATCCGGCGTTCACCCCGTTGTTGTGGTTCGCGGATGGTCACTTCTGGCTGTTTTTCTACCGATTTTGGGATACCTCCAAAGTAACGATCTACCAAAGAAAGGGCTTCCTCACGGTCTATATCCCCAATAATGGACAATGTTGCATTGTTTGGCCAATAAAAGGTGTTGTAAAAAACACGAAGTTTTTCCGGGGTGGTTTCTTCGATATCACTGCGCCAACCTATTGTACTGTGGTGATAAGGGTGGGCCATATAAGCGGTACTCCAAACCGTGTGATAGAGGTTTTGGGTTGGCTCGTTATCACCGCGATCAAATTCATTTAGAATCACGGTTTTTTCGGAGGCTACATCTTCAGAACTAAGACGGGCATTGCGCATCCGATCCGATTCAATTTCCATTGCTAAGGGCAGGTGTGCCTTAGGGAGTAACTCAAAATAGTTCGTCCGATCCATCCAAGTGGTAGCATTTACCATAGCACCTACTCGTTGTAGGACATTAAAAATGGACGTACCGGCTTGTTTATTAAAGCGTTCCGTCCCCTTAAACATCATGTGTTCCAAAAAGTGGGTAGCGCCGGTATTTCCCGGTATTTCGTTACGGCTCCCCACGCGGTAGGTCACCATGAAGGTCACCACGGGCGCGGTAGCATCTGGATACAGCAACACTTGGAGATCGTTTGCGTTGTGAACCCACTGCTCAATGTCGCCGGAAGTCTCGATAAATGAAAAAGCTGCGTGCATATTATGTTGTTTTTTTGAAAGCGACGGTGCGATTTACCGTGCGTTATTTGTCTAAACCTTTACCTTACCTTAATTTCGTGCGAATGATTCCGTTTTCTCCCATAAACTTTAGGTGAACCATGCCGCCTGATGCCGATCAAATTATCTTAAACTTCTCGCCTACGTCCCTCACCTTCCTCAATGTGATCTTGCTTTTTTTGATGTTTGGCGTGGCCTTGGAAATCCGTATATCGGACTTTCGGAACATCATCGCTTTTCCGCGTGCTGTATTTGTAGGTTTACTGAATCAATACCTTGTTTTTCCTGCATTTACCTTTTCACTTGTCTGGTTTTGGCAGCCCCAGCCGAGCCTTGCTTTAGGCTTAATGCTTGTTGCGGCTTGCCCTGGAGGAAACCTTTCGAACTACCTTACAAGTTTTGGCAAGGGTAATACCGCCCTTTCCGTGAGCATGACAGCCGTTTCTACGGTGGCCTCCATGGTCGCAACTCCCGCGCTTTTTGCTTTTTGGAGTAGTTTGTATCCGCCTGCCAAGCACCTTATGCGCGAGATTCATTTAGATCCATTCGGGATGATCGGTTCCATTGTGCTGATCCTCGGCTTACCGATGGCCGCCGGAATGTGGGTGGGTGCAAAATTCCCCACTTTTACCGCAAAAATTGTGCAGCCGATTCGAAAAATCTCTCTACTGATCTTTGTCCTGTTTTTGGGCGGGGCCTTAGCATCCAATGCAATCAATTTCTTCACCATTATTGGCTCCATTTTTCTAATGGTTGCCTTGCATAATGGCGCAGCGCTCGTCTTAGGGTATTATTTTTCTAAAGCCGCCAAACTCCCAGAACCCGACCGTAGAGCAATGGCCATCGAGATTGCCATTCACAACACCGGACTTGGGATGGCGCTGGTTTTTACGTTTTTTAATGGTCTCGGTGGTATGGCTGTTGTGGCCGGCTGGTGGGGCATTTGGGATCTGATCGTGGGGCTATCCTTGGCGACTTGGTGGCGGTACAAAAGCAAACAACCACTATTTGGGGATTTAATAGACGCAAAACAAACTGGCGGATGAAGTTTATACCGCAGGCCTGTTTTTTGCAGATTGTTTTCGAGACATGGCCAAATGACCTAATCCAGCTTTACGGAGTTGTTTATCCAACAAACGATAAAAAATATCTTTTTCGTGTTGACGAATAACGGCTTTTTCATGCGCTTCCGACAAAGCAATCGGGTAGCCATTGCCCTTCTCGGCTTGGTCTAAAATTACCGAATGGATCAAAGACACCCACGCCGGATGCTCAGCAACCCACATCGGAAGCTCCACCCTTGCAACTTCCGTATGCACACCGCGTTCAGGAACCTTTAGATAGAAGAATACGATTTGTTGCGCTGGGCCATACTCCCTGAGAACATGAGATGAAGAGGCAAATAAGGCACTGCGTTCACCTGCTTGCAAGACATGTGCAAAAATATGGCGGTCATTAAGCGCGTCCAAAGAAACCCCTCCAACCCGTGCCAATAGGTTACGCACTTCGGTGGTATTGGGCTGACTGATGTATGAGGCCAGCGGAATGGCCGCCTCTTGGAACTGATCCAATACGGCTCTGTAGTGTTTCAAAACAGCATGTTGAAGTGCCTCGTTTTTAAGTTCCGAGAGCATCCAACGGATCAATGTACCATCCGAAAGTGCCACGATGGGGCGTTCCGAAACCTGAACTCCAACCGAAAGTTGAAACAATGCCGAAAGTTCCCGCACATCCCGTACCGCCGAAACCCAATCCGCACGTATGTTGTCCTCCGAATAGCCAAACTCTTTTGCATCTTGATCCCGATAGCGAAGTTCGGCGTGGGCACGCATCAAAGCCCGCTCTTGCGTCCCGTATTGAAACGCAATGTGGCTGATCTGCACCAAATAACACGCGGGTTCGATGTGATGATCGGGGAAAACCTGTGATCCATCCGTAGCCGCCACCGTTACTACCGCCGGACGCGGGACGGGAGAAACCACATCTGAAACAGGCGAAACCGGACGTGCAATCAATTCCTTTTTCTTCGGCTCAGGAAAATCCGGCGGAGAATCGGTACCGGAGTATGCCCTCCATATCCGAACGGCCTCTTCGAGTTGGTGGCTCTTCCGAATTAGCGCCTCCGATTGGTAAAGCCCAAAAGCCGAAAGTTGCGCCTGTATTTGGTTAAAATCTATCATGCACAAAAGGTTATTTGGGACTAAAATAAGAAGTTTCGACGTTACATCTGCGAATTTCCGTATTTTGAACCACCTCAAATTTCTTGTTCAGTTAAACCCAACGTTGTGGCCGCCTTATATTTTCACATCCCTTTTTGCGCCAAAAGGTGCATCTATTGTGACTTTTATTTTGTCACCACCAACCGTTTGTACGAACCTTTCACGGAAGCGATTTTGCTGGAGGTGGAACACCATGGACGGAAATATGGCAAAAAAGAAAAAATCCATACCCTTTATTTTGGCGGAGGTACACCTTCCCTGATGCCACTAAAGGAACTATCTCGCATTTTGGACGCCACCGCAAAATGGTTTGATGTTTCTAAGGTGCAAGAAACCACCATCGAAGTAAATCCGGATGACCTTACCTTATCTTATCTACAAGGATTGCGGGAAATTGGCTTCGACCGTTTGAGCATCGGCATTCAATCTTTCCATGAGGCAGATTTGGCCTTTTTAGGACGTGCGCATAACCAAGCACAAGCCTATGATAGCCTTTCATTGGCAAGAAAAACGGGTTTCGAGAACTTTTCTATTGACCTTATTTATGGGCTACCCAACCAGTCTCTCGCCGATTGGGAGCGTAACCTCGAAACGGCATTGGCCTATAAAGTTCCACACATTTCTGCATACAGCCTGACAGTTGAATCCGGAACCGTTCTGAACAAAAAAGTTCTTAAAGGTCAGATTAGGCCCACAGAGGAAGGAGACATGGGCAGCTTATTTGGCTTTACCTCAAGTTACCTGACCAACAGAGGCTACGAACACTATGAAATTTCAAACTTTTCCCGTCCAGATTTTCGTTCACGACACAACCAGCGGTACTGGACACATGAAAATTACATCGGATTTGGCCCTTCCGCACATTCCTTTTGGTGGGATAAGCCACCGAGCGCCACTGTACAACGATGGGAGAATGTGCGTAACCTGCTACAATACCAAAAACTATTGCTTCAGGAATACACTTTGCCCATCTCAGCGTCGGATTGGCTCGCTCCTGAAGAAGTCATCAACGAATATGTGATGTTACGCCTGCGGACGGATGATGGAATTGACCTTGCACACCTTGAACACCACTATGGCTACGATTTGTTGATGGAAAAATTAGAAGAAATCGCTTGGCTTGAGGCAGAAGACTTTATTCATCCCATAAAAAAACACCACCTTCGCCTTACCTTAAAAGGGAAAATGGTATGTGATGCCATTACCCAACGTTTGCTAAAACCTTAACACTATACCTGATGAAATATTTGTTTTTATTATGTTTAACACTTTTCACTACCGCCTGTAATCCAGACAAGCCAACCCCCGACCCACTTACCAAAAGTGAAGAACCTCCATTCCGTGAAGACGGTCGGTTGTGGATCATGAAGTCCGATTCGAGTCAAGTAGTGGATCTCAAAATCGAAATTGCGGACTCGCCCGAAGAACAGGAAATGGGGTTAATGAACCGTACATCCCTTCCAGAAAACAGTGGTATGTTGTTTATTTTCTCCAAAGACGAGCCGCAGCAGTTCTGGATGGCCAATACCTTGATTTCGTTAGATTTGATTTTCATTAATGCAGACATGAAGGTGGTAACGGTGGCGAAGTTGGCCCAACCGCAATCCACAACCGGTATCCCCTCTACCGCACCGGCCAAATACGTTTTAGAAGTTGCCGGAGGGCAAGCAGATCATTTTGGCATCACAGAAGGTATGACGGTTCAATTTGAGCGCAATGCGAACCAATAGAACAACAAAACCGAAAGGCGTTCCAGCAAAAACCAAAACGCCTTTTATGTAACTTGTAATGGATGAAAGATGGAACTTGGATTTAGTCCTCTAAGCCATCTTCATCCATCTCGTAGGAATCATCAGTATCTTCTTCCTCTTCCTCACCCTCCAGCGCGTCCTCTTCGTCCTCCAGCGCGTCCTCTTCGTCCAAATCATCCAAACCCAAAGCGGCCCCATCAATCCCCAGCTCAGGATCAATGTCTAAGAGGTCATCCACTTCTTCCTCCTCATCGTCCAGCACATCGTCCTCCTCCTCCTCTACAAGTGGAACTTCAAGCAAGAATTTAGCGTCAGCATCATCGTCATCCTCAATAATGGCCGTTTTTTTAGCTGCGGCCTTTTTGGCTTTTTCAGCCTTCGATTTTGCCGCTGCTACATGTAAGTGATAAACCGATTCATCCTCATCTTCAGAGACCAAGAAAATCAGGTTTTCCGCGATGAGTTTACGAAAGATTTGCACAGCACATGGGATGTATCCAGCCCCGACCTTAAAAAGCCGCACACGTTTGGGGCTTACTTGTAGCACGTAGCCATCTTTCATTTTTGAGACTACGTATTCTTTACGCTTGTCCAATCCCACACTTGGTGGTGAATTCCATAAATCCATAGGTATGTATAACTAATTGCAGGTTTAAACTTCTTCTTCGTCTTCCCAATCCTCGTCGTCTTCGTCCCAATCTTCGTCCTCCTCGTCATCCCATTCTTCCTCGTCGTCCCAATCCTCATCCTCCTCATCCCAATCTTCTTCGTCTTCATCCCAATCTTCGTCCTCCCATTCTTCATTTTCCTCATCCCATTCGTCTTCGTCCCATTCGTCGTCATCCTGTTGGTTCAAGATTCCAAAATAGGGTGCATGTAGTTTTGGCAGCAAGTCCATTGTTTCTGTCTCGAAGGCAATTCCCTTAATCATGGCTTGATTATTATATTGGAGTTTTAGAAAAAGACGGCGGGAAGATAAGAAAGCGATTGTAAGGATGCTATACGATATTTTGATTTTTTCGGGCATACAGAAAGTTTTCTTTCGGAAATTGATCAATCGCCACATTGAACGAGATAAAAGAATGATTATTTTCAGCACCGATTTTTCTCTGATCCATTTTTTTCACCACTTTATTGTCTGCTTTAGCATTGGAAAATAACCCAAACATTGAAACCGCCAACGTTTTGCCACAAACGCCACTTCCGTCGTGGAACCCGCATGACGCACAGTCTTTGTATTTTGTAGAAGCATGGGGACATCCCTACTTTTCGGTAAACGAGAATGGGCATATTGGCATAAAACCTGTGTATAAGTCTAACGTTTGTATGGACTTATTCCAGCTTGTTGAAGAACTCCGAGACAAAGAAAACCTTTCTTTTCCGGTTGTCATTCGTTTTATGGACCTTTTACGATCTCGTGTAATCGAACTAAACGAGGCATTTCGGGCGGCGATCCAAGAAGCCGGCTACAAAAATGTGTACCAAGGGGTTTATCCCATTAAGGTGAACCAAATGCACGAAGTGGTCGAGGAAATATTGGAAGCAGGCCAGCCCTACAATTTTGGCCTGGAGTGTGGCTCCAAATCCGAATTGATTGCCACACTGCCGTATTTAGAACGGGATGGTATGCTCTTGATCTGTAATGGGTATAAAGACGCCACCATGCTCCACCTGATGTTAACCTTCCAGAAAATCGGGAAGAAGGTTTTACCCGTTGTAGAGAAATTCAGCGAGTTCCGCTTGATTCTCGAATTGGCGGATACGCTCAAGATTCAGCCCCAATTCGGTATTCGGGTCCGCCTTTCAAGTACGGGTATCGGGCAATGGGCAACCTCCAGCGGCGACCAATCCAAGTTTGGTGTTACCATTTCCGAACTCTTGGACATTATCGAGACCCTCAAAGAACGCCAACAACCCGAGTCTCTAAAATTGGTTCACTTCCACTTGGGGAGCCAAATTTCCGACATCAAATTTCTGAAAAACGCCATCAAAGAAACCGCCCGTGTCTATGCAAAACTTCACCAACAAGGAATGAAAGGGGTTGAATATATGGATGTAGGCGGTGGTTTGGGTGTTAATTACGAAGCCGGAACGATAGACCCCTTAAATGGCATCAACTATGGCTTTGAGGAATATGTAAACTGCGTGGTGTATGGCATTATGGAAGTTTGCGATTACGAAGGCGTGCCACACCCCATTATTGTTTCCGAAAGTGGCCGCGCCATCACAGCACACCATTCCGTGCTGATCACCGAGGCCATCGGAGCCACACAGCGCCCAGAACTGAATCCAGAATTTGAGTTATACCCCACCGACCATGATGTCTTGAAGGAAATGTGGCGGACGCTCCAAGCACTGCGGGCGACCCCAACACTCCGCTTAAACCAACTCTTGGAGGTGTACCACGATACCCTCGAACTTCGCCAACAGTCCGATACCTTGTTTACGTTTGGTTATTTGGATTTGGAACAAAAAGCCCAAACAGAACGCTTGTATTGGACTATATGCAAAGAAATAAATGACCGCGTTCACGCTGCAAAATCGGAATGGCTTCCGCAAGAATTAGACGATTTAGACGATCACTTGGTGGATCAATACCTATGCGATTTTTCTCTTTTCCAGTCTATGCTTGATTATTGGAGTATTGACCAGCGCTTCCCCATTATGCCCATTCACCGCTTGACTGAAGAGCCTACCCGCCGAGCTACGTTGGTGGATCTTACCTGTGACTCCGATGGGAAAATCCGCAATTTCATCTGTCCTGATTATGACAAACATTTTTTAGAAGTGCATCCGCTCCACGAAAACGAGCCTTATTATCTCGGTTTCTTTTTAATGGGTGCTTATCAAGACATTTTGGGCGATACCCATAACCTCTTTGGGCGGGTAAACGAGGTGCATGTTTATGCAGACGAAGAAGAACCCAACGATTATTTTGTGGAGAAGGTCATTCCGGGTGCAACCGTAGAAGAAATGTTGGCAACGGTTCAATACTTCCCCAATCAGCTCCATAAACGGATGCAAATGCTACTTCAAGACAAGGTGGCTCAAGGCTTGCTGCGCCCCAAAAAGGCAAAGGAACTTT
This genomic interval carries:
- a CDS encoding insulinase family protein; translation: MFLDRIKILHTGNATLHALRTTVREVVSWYGSFYSFPEANYADPMLLQEMMVGMLDKGTRFRDKFVISDELEKRGAQLQLFSDGLRIGFFGRALKEDLPAVFGVLGEQFNNPLFDLEEFNKLRLQTISARQRSLSNTRYRAELAMNHALYPKAHPNYNTPAELEIALLESMDVAQIREYHQKHIAANQLIISTAGDVDPEGFKDLVEQTFGHWHVEHRASVFAKEGVINPGKTVTPLPDRQNLDVMFGIPTPVTTLHSDYLALYLGTYILGGNFSARLMNTIRDEQGLTYGIGASLSGVTQEYAGFFQVNVTLSQQNLEKGIEATMEQLRKWVLEGITEAELAEKKTTLAGKYQVEMATTHGLARAMQQNAEEGFPLSMLDAYVPKLEALTTEEVNRAIRKYIDPEALHLSIAGTMPA
- a CDS encoding insulinase family protein, with amino-acid sequence MHAAFSFIETSGDIEQWVHNANDLQVLLYPDATAPVVTFMVTYRVGSRNEIPGNTGATHFLEHMMFKGTERFNKQAGTSIFNVLQRVGAMVNATTWMDRTNYFELLPKAHLPLAMEIESDRMRNARLSSEDVASEKTVILNEFDRGDNEPTQNLYHTVWSTAYMAHPYHHSTIGWRSDIEETTPEKLRVFYNTFYWPNNATLSIIGDIDREEALSLVDRYFGGIPKSVEKQPEVTIREPQQRGERRITVRKQAELGSVMLAYKNPEGLHPDNDALDMLAMALGSGKNSRLYRALTDQGLTVAAYAANSRHRDPGLFYLFGYQAMGVKHAKIEKTILSVIKEVQKKGITQEELDRARQKIKTSMAFDRDGSYSIASELNEAIAIGDWKFYTEYLDRIARVGISDVQRVAKMYLIEDLRTVGWHLPK
- a CDS encoding bile acid:sodium symporter family protein; protein product: MPPDADQIILNFSPTSLTFLNVILLFLMFGVALEIRISDFRNIIAFPRAVFVGLLNQYLVFPAFTFSLVWFWQPQPSLALGLMLVAACPGGNLSNYLTSFGKGNTALSVSMTAVSTVASMVATPALFAFWSSLYPPAKHLMREIHLDPFGMIGSIVLILGLPMAAGMWVGAKFPTFTAKIVQPIRKISLLIFVLFLGGALASNAINFFTIIGSIFLMVALHNGAALVLGYYFSKAAKLPEPDRRAMAIEIAIHNTGLGMALVFTFFNGLGGMAVVAGWWGIWDLIVGLSLATWWRYKSKQPLFGDLIDAKQTGG
- a CDS encoding DNA double-strand break repair nuclease NurA; the encoded protein is MIDFNQIQAQLSAFGLYQSEALIRKSHQLEEAVRIWRAYSGTDSPPDFPEPKKKELIARPVSPVSDVVSPVPRPAVVTVAATDGSQVFPDHHIEPACYLVQISHIAFQYGTQERALMRAHAELRYRDQDAKEFGYSEDNIRADWVSAVRDVRELSALFQLSVGVQVSERPIVALSDGTLIRWMLSELKNEALQHAVLKHYRAVLDQFQEAAIPLASYISQPNTTEVRNLLARVGGVSLDALNDRHIFAHVLQAGERSALFASSSHVLREYGPAQQIVFFYLKVPERGVHTEVARVELPMWVAEHPAWVSLIHSVILDQAEKGNGYPIALSEAHEKAVIRQHEKDIFYRLLDKQLRKAGLGHLAMSRKQSAKNRPAV
- the hemW gene encoding radical SAM family heme chaperone HemW, coding for MAALYFHIPFCAKRCIYCDFYFVTTNRLYEPFTEAILLEVEHHGRKYGKKEKIHTLYFGGGTPSLMPLKELSRILDATAKWFDVSKVQETTIEVNPDDLTLSYLQGLREIGFDRLSIGIQSFHEADLAFLGRAHNQAQAYDSLSLARKTGFENFSIDLIYGLPNQSLADWERNLETALAYKVPHISAYSLTVESGTVLNKKVLKGQIRPTEEGDMGSLFGFTSSYLTNRGYEHYEISNFSRPDFRSRHNQRYWTHENYIGFGPSAHSFWWDKPPSATVQRWENVRNLLQYQKLLLQEYTLPISASDWLAPEEVINEYVMLRLRTDDGIDLAHLEHHYGYDLLMEKLEEIAWLEAEDFIHPIKKHHLRLTLKGKMVCDAITQRLLKP
- a CDS encoding DUF192 domain-containing protein, giving the protein MKYLFLLCLTLFTTACNPDKPTPDPLTKSEEPPFREDGRLWIMKSDSSQVVDLKIEIADSPEEQEMGLMNRTSLPENSGMLFIFSKDEPQQFWMANTLISLDLIFINADMKVVTVAKLAQPQSTTGIPSTAPAKYVLEVAGGQADHFGITEGMTVQFERNANQ
- the speA gene encoding biosynthetic arginine decarboxylase; translated protein: METANVLPQTPLPSWNPHDAQSLYFVEAWGHPYFSVNENGHIGIKPVYKSNVCMDLFQLVEELRDKENLSFPVVIRFMDLLRSRVIELNEAFRAAIQEAGYKNVYQGVYPIKVNQMHEVVEEILEAGQPYNFGLECGSKSELIATLPYLERDGMLLICNGYKDATMLHLMLTFQKIGKKVLPVVEKFSEFRLILELADTLKIQPQFGIRVRLSSTGIGQWATSSGDQSKFGVTISELLDIIETLKERQQPESLKLVHFHLGSQISDIKFLKNAIKETARVYAKLHQQGMKGVEYMDVGGGLGVNYEAGTIDPLNGINYGFEEYVNCVVYGIMEVCDYEGVPHPIIVSESGRAITAHHSVLITEAIGATQRPELNPEFELYPTDHDVLKEMWRTLQALRATPTLRLNQLLEVYHDTLELRQQSDTLFTFGYLDLEQKAQTERLYWTICKEINDRVHAAKSEWLPQELDDLDDHLVDQYLCDFSLFQSMLDYWSIDQRFPIMPIHRLTEEPTRRATLVDLTCDSDGKIRNFICPDYDKHFLEVHPLHENEPYYLGFFLMGAYQDILGDTHNLFGRVNEVHVYADEEEPNDYFVEKVIPGATVEEMLATVQYFPNQLHKRMQMLLQDKVAQGLLRPKKAKELLDLYAGFFKDYSYFTSHKI